One part of the Clarias gariepinus isolate MV-2021 ecotype Netherlands chromosome 24, CGAR_prim_01v2, whole genome shotgun sequence genome encodes these proteins:
- the fktn gene encoding fukutin, with translation MARVNKTAVLVLLITASSIFLLFQLYYYRQHASKHGLQAPGGKGYPTGKEAQWHLVKRFLALAHKFSLPVFLMDTASLSLLSQDAILLKDSKMKEPHCTFLCTHRDFVTFGLLGNLWKYDAGLVEAAEERGLELMEIRGKDPRLVSMDDLSGRDIPLHLLFRFNGYLVHVVVLYERSGNYLWHGPLRLRGSMDRTFASFRNLEFGRYAGAYNRPDLILTTLDGLDVRIPKNFSHFQREHSNSRFLECRYREAAAFYQLYPDDTSPEAMDFRMKAKSLLHLAARVLSGVEVPFWLSSGTCLGWFRQCNIIPYSKDVDLGIWIKDYRHDITQAFQKAGLTLKHKFGKIEDSLELSFQGLDVKLDIFFFYEDGDIVWNGGTQAKSGKKFKYVFPRFSLCWTELLELKVRVPCETLDYVTANYGLDWNVPVKAWDWKSSPPNVQENGIWPIKEWDDVIQVN, from the exons ATGGCCCGAGTGAACAAGACCGCAGTGCTGGTGCTGCTCATCACAGCCAGCTCCATCTTCCTTCTGTTTCAGCTCTACTACTACAGACAGCATGCCAGCAAG CATGGACTTCAGGCACCGGGTGGTAAAGGTTACCCAACAGGCAAGGAGGCACAATGG CATTTAGTAAAAAGGTTTCTGGCCCTGGCCCATAAGTTCAGTCTGCCTGTGTTTCTGATGGACACAGCGTCTTTGAGCCTGCTTTCCCAGGATGCCATTCTGCTCAAGGACAGCAAGATGAAGGAGCCTCACTGCACATTCCTGTGCACGCACAGGGACTTTGTCACCTTTGGCTTGCTCGGAAACCTCTGGAAGTACGAT GCTGGCCTTGTGGAGGCTGCAGAGGAGCGTGGCCTGGAGCTGATGGAGATCAGGGGTAAAGACCCAAGGCTGGTCAGCATGGACGATTTGTCAGGCCGTGACatccctctgcacctgctgttCCGTTTCAATGGCTACCTGGTGCATGTGGTCGTGCTGTATGAACGAAGTGGGAACTACCTGTGGCACGGGCCGCTCAGACTCCGAGGCAGCATGGACCGCACCTTTGCTTCTTTTAGGAACCTGGAGTTTGGCCGCTACGCAGGAGCCTACAATAG ACCGGATCTTATCCTGACCACTCTTGATGGACTTGACGTACGGATCCCCAAAAACTTCTCACACTTCCAGAGGGAACATTCCAACAGCCGCTTTCTGGAGTGTAGATATCGAGAGGCAGCTGCCTTTTATCAG CTGTATCCAGATGATACGTCACCAGAGGCCATGGACTTCAGGATGAAGGCCAAGAGTCTGCTCCACCTCGCTGCTCGAGTTCTCAGTGGGGTCGAGGTTCCGTTCTGGCTTAGCAGTGGGACATGTCTTG GTTGGTTCCGGCAGTGTAACATTATTCCCTACAGTAAAGACGTGGACCTGGGCATCTGGATCAAAGATTACAGGCATGATATCACACAGGCATTTCAGAAGGCTGGACTTACCCTTAAACATAAGTTTGGAAAG ATAGAAGACAGCCTTGAGCTTTCTTTCCAAGGCCTGGATGTAAaactggacattttttttttctatgaggACGGCGACATCGTGTGGAACGGAGGCACACAGGCGAAGAGCGGCAAGAAATTCAA GTATGTCTTCCCCCGGTTCAGCCTGTGCTGGACAGAGTTGCTGGAGCTGAAGGTACGAGTGCCGTGCGAGACACTGGACTACGTAACTGCAAACTATGGGCTGGACTGGAACGTTCCGGTCAAAGCATGGGACTGGAAGAGTTCACCACCCAACGTGCAGGAGAACGGCATTTGGCCCATCAAGGAGTGGGATGATGTCATCCAGGTCAACTGA